A genome region from candidate division WOR-3 bacterium includes the following:
- a CDS encoding endonuclease Q family protein: MIIADLHIHSLYSRATSRDMEINRLIEYAKYKGIKLLGTGDFTHPEWLKLLKKELKEIGEIGLCEKEGIYFILQTEVSNIYQQDGKLRRIHNLLYTSSFEKVEKINNFLAKYGDLASDGRPTLNLSSYDMVRFLKEIDPDCFVVPAHIWTPHFSLFGSVAGFDSIEECFLDLTNEIFALETGLSSDPKMNWRLSSLDRFSLVSNSDAHSPQKIGREANVFDLEKISYFEIKEVLKKKDKKKFLFTIEFFPEEGKYHYDGHRNCNIRLSPKESIINNDLCPVCGKKVTVGVLHRVELLADREEGYLPENAVPFKNLIPLDEIIADALNVGKESVAVKNLYLEMVKKIAPEFEILLNVPIEEIKKNYPKIGEGIEKMRKGEIKILPGYDGVFGEIRIFEKKEEKKEGQKTLF; the protein is encoded by the coding sequence ATGATAATTGCCGATTTACATATCCATTCCTTATATTCGAGAGCCACAAGTCGGGATATGGAAATCAACCGATTAATAGAATACGCGAAATACAAAGGCATCAAACTGTTAGGAACCGGAGATTTTACCCATCCGGAATGGCTAAAATTATTAAAAAAGGAATTAAAGGAAATTGGTGAAATTGGTTTATGTGAAAAAGAAGGAATTTATTTTATTTTACAAACGGAAGTAAGTAATATCTATCAACAGGATGGAAAATTGAGAAGAATTCATAATCTTCTTTATACTTCCTCTTTTGAAAAAGTAGAGAAGATCAATAATTTTCTTGCTAAATATGGCGATTTGGCGAGTGACGGCAGACCCACATTAAATCTATCTTCCTATGATATGGTAAGATTTTTAAAAGAGATTGATCCCGATTGTTTTGTTGTACCTGCCCATATTTGGACACCCCATTTTTCATTATTTGGTAGTGTTGCTGGTTTTGATTCGATTGAGGAATGTTTTTTAGATTTAACTAACGAAATCTTTGCTTTGGAGACCGGTCTTTCTTCTGACCCAAAAATGAATTGGCGACTTTCTTCTCTGGATAGATTTAGTTTGGTTTCCAATTCCGATGCCCATTCACCCCAGAAAATCGGAAGAGAGGCTAATGTTTTTGATTTGGAAAAGATTTCTTATTTTGAAATTAAGGAAGTTTTAAAAAAGAAAGACAAAAAGAAGTTTTTATTCACGATTGAATTTTTCCCCGAAGAAGGGAAGTATCATTATGATGGCCATCGGAATTGTAATATCCGGTTGTCGCCAAAAGAAAGTATTATCAATAATGATTTGTGTCCTGTCTGCGGAAAGAAAGTAACTGTTGGAGTTTTACATCGGGTAGAATTATTAGCGGATCGCGAAGAAGGTTATCTTCCGGAAAATGCTGTTCCTTTCAAAAATTTAATTCCCTTGGATGAAATAATTGCTGATGCCTTGAATGTCGGTAAAGAGAGTGTGGCAGTAAAGAATCTTTATTTAGAGATGGTTAAGAAAATTGCTCCGGAATTTGAAATTTTATTAAATGTACCGATTGAAGAGATAAAGAAAAATTATCCGAAAATTGGTGAAGGAATTGAAAAGATGCGTAAAGGAGAGATTAAGATTTTACCGGGTTACGATGGTGTTTTTGGCGAGATAAGAATTTTTGAAAAGAAAGAAGAAAAAAAAGAAGGGCAAAAAACTTTGTTTTGA
- a CDS encoding cyclic 2,3-diphosphoglycerate synthase produces MKERKRVIIMGAGGRDFHNFNIYFKNNPDYEVVAFTQTQIPEIEGRIYPKELAGDLYPEGIPLYSEKELVNLIKEKNVSLVVFSYSDVDYDYVMKRAEMAMSAGASFMLLGPKDTMLESKKPVIAICAVRTGAGKSPLTRKICEILKKKNINFCVVRHPMAYGDFKRQTIQKFEKMEDLDYYQATIEEREEYEPHIKMGNTVFAGVDYKEILRKAEEEFSLIVWDGGNNDFPFFKPNLLFVVCDPLRAGDEISYHPGFALFQMADVLCISKVSSAKKEQVKILKDNIKKYNKDTEIILADLVPKLKEENIKIKRGKKAIVVEDGPTTTHGNMPYGAGYLYAQKLGLKIIEPQKYAYGIYKKIYKEYPHLKYVVPAIGYRENQIFDLKRTLERAKVDYIISATPIDLNRVIKVDKPIIHIEYYFQEKTKKLEKILDSFLKSSNLS; encoded by the coding sequence ATGAAAGAACGAAAAAGAGTGATTATAATGGGTGCCGGTGGCCGAGATTTTCATAATTTTAATATCTATTTTAAAAATAATCCCGATTATGAAGTTGTCGCTTTTACCCAAACCCAAATTCCGGAAATAGAAGGAAGAATCTATCCCAAAGAGTTGGCTGGTGATTTATATCCGGAGGGCATTCCTTTATATTCTGAAAAAGAACTTGTTAATTTAATTAAGGAGAAAAATGTTTCTTTAGTTGTTTTTTCTTACTCCGATGTCGATTATGACTATGTAATGAAAAGGGCGGAAATGGCGATGAGTGCTGGTGCTTCTTTTATGTTACTTGGTCCGAAAGACACAATGTTAGAAAGTAAAAAACCGGTAATTGCTATTTGTGCAGTAAGAACTGGTGCTGGCAAAAGTCCATTAACAAGGAAGATTTGTGAAATTTTAAAAAAGAAAAATATTAATTTTTGTGTTGTCCGCCATCCAATGGCTTATGGTGATTTTAAAAGGCAGACAATCCAAAAGTTTGAGAAAATGGAAGATTTGGATTACTATCAAGCGACTATTGAAGAAAGAGAAGAATATGAGCCCCATATCAAAATGGGAAATACCGTTTTTGCCGGTGTTGATTACAAGGAGATTTTAAGAAAGGCAGAAGAAGAGTTTTCTTTGATTGTCTGGGACGGTGGCAATAATGACTTCCCCTTTTTTAAACCTAACCTTCTCTTCGTTGTCTGCGATCCTTTACGGGCTGGTGACGAAATTAGTTATCATCCGGGTTTTGCTTTATTCCAAATGGCAGATGTGCTTTGTATCTCCAAGGTCTCCAGTGCCAAAAAAGAACAGGTAAAAATCTTGAAAGATAATATTAAAAAATATAATAAAGATACTGAGATAATATTGGCTGATTTGGTTCCTAAATTAAAAGAGGAAAATATAAAAATAAAAAGAGGTAAAAAAGCAATCGTGGTAGAAGATGGACCAACCACTACTCACGGCAATATGCCTTATGGTGCCGGTTATCTTTATGCCCAAAAATTAGGACTAAAAATAATTGAACCGCAGAAATATGCTTATGGAATTTATAAAAAAATTTATAAAGAATATCCCCACTTAAAATATGTGGTTCCAGCAATTGGTTATCGGGAAAACCAGATCTTTGATTTGAAAAGGACATTAGAAAGAGCAAAAGTGGATTACATTATCTCGGCGACACCAATTGATTTAAATAGAGTAATTAAAGTAGATAAACCAATTATCCATATTGAATATTATTTTCAAGAGAAGACAAAAAAACTTGAAAAAATATTAGACTCTTTTCTTAAAAGCAGTAATCTCTCTTAA